A genomic segment from Dendropsophus ebraccatus isolate aDenEbr1 chromosome 7, aDenEbr1.pat, whole genome shotgun sequence encodes:
- the FAM193A gene encoding protein FAM193A isoform X2, with product MSPADAKRGAKRRKNKRGGGSGSSSGSNSSAAGDVKAAAALRGQHSAAAGGSSGGAGSSAGAGLISSTPPGTEMALNGTPFTDGPLSSDFTGVSQAPFTFGLGQRAPYTTGEHCLLCRSERKDLTLSECGTKNSSKLALSTSPKANAKMHLPLWVCSDCRRTVESEDIHPTPDQSLVSQDFLLHMPPGNSGSKQETVGGGRMLVGAQTVAPTVALNNSAPPEMSCSCEACNERREISAETERESQQLQNYWSDVRYMIRCIYRQAGTPLADDQDQSLVPEKDGMKELVDRLCERDPYQLYQRLEQQAREYVLEMKVRLLKHLSLGFKVTPNKPPQAHQFISLLLEEYSALCQAACTIGTFLITLENEHLKKFQVTWELHNKHLFENLVFSEPLLQNSLPALVSQLRLGTTSHDSYSEDMYSTLLQRYLQLEQEMGQIAEEWLECQKRIDNYVDEQLNNKKALTGENNFADKMRHMLSTRMCMSDCPNCNYRRRCTCDDCSLSHILTCGIMDTPIADDIHLNPLPLQVDATPDYMSEIHPPSMSSASSGSGPSSPITIQQHPRLILADNGSAPTFGSDDEDCAPLSAKFADIYPLNNYDDADVVANMNGIHSELNGGGENMALKDESPSVSSTSSSSSEADDEEADGESGGEQLDMEKEDVHVGKRSPRKEGAKMDSPPPSYLSPQVEPIPNTCECHVCKQEASGLSPSALVAGRLPTGHQFVNPDKPAHPALHLYPHIHGHLPLHTIPHLPRPLIHPTLYASPFAHNKALPPTTVQNHTNKHQVFNASLQDHIYPTCFGNSPEWNRSKFISLWNSEMMNEKNWNPTSFLPDPLAGGDILGPALPEIRPETLPTTSSSETTTVPDVKEKKNTAKKKCLYNFQDAFIEANKVVMATSSATSSVSCTATTVQSSSNQFKVSSKRPSSIGDVFHNIKEEHRHPSTPVAPRNSPTSLAALPSLPPATHSSTSTPHHPNINPQPFPKTAATAPGFVDPHLGFCPSTAAPPTSATDSALSAPPSVCSDPDCEGHRCENSAAYDHQQYDGEESQDEDSCSEHSSSTSTSTNQKEGKYCDCCYCEFFGHGGPPSAPTSRNYTEMREKLRLRLTKRKEEQPKKPDQVPEKETGVVDHRKVEDLVQFINSSEPKPVSSSRAAKRARHKQRKEYGASPAMNIIVGHVLGSEGSMQGTCTSTPEERTVKAEAEPDRERLEKQQLEEKARQEAEVREREDCQLLEEQRQREDEERLKQEFQRHCQAFKKKKKERSNKDSHKADRPTHNSFPTKEATTEVLPNGILEQETVSVPLPARQCHKTEPSPLLEAVNELPNHTNGRDLKAYTAKEVKAKQQEQLSLLLDLVQQKENNVKHKPKSQVAKLSPEQVKKSEASKTSELQPKPKNQTEAKVRAVEVAPLVEQKKEEKKAGNGNNKKQLNYIKEEKPAAPCEAPVIGEQQNNKPLITADSPQPKGKSKRNKKKKGEKVNNSIDDVFLPKDIDLDSVEMDETEREVEYFKRFCLDSARQTRQRLSINWSNFSLKKTTYAAH from the exons ATGGCATTAAACGGTACCCCTTTCACAGATGGACCCCTCAGTTCTGATTTCACAGGCGTCTCACAG GCACCGTTTACATTTGGCCTGGGTCAGAGGGCGCCTTATACCACAGGAGAACATTGCCTTCTCTGTAGGAGTGAACGTAAGGACCTGACACTctcagagtgtggcacaaaaaaTTCAAGCAAACTAGCACTTTCCACATCTCCAAAAGCCAATGCCAAGATGCACCTTCCCTTGTGGGTATGCTCAGACTGCCGGCGGACGGTAGAAAGCGAGGATATCCACCCCACACCAGACCAATCTTTAGTG agtcaagatttccttttGCACATGCCACCGGGCAACAGCGGTTCAAAACAGGAAACTGTTGGCGGAGGGCGAATGTTAGTCGGCGCTCAGACTGTTGCACCCACCGTGGCCCTTAATAACTCTGCACCTCCTGAAATGTCATGCAGTTGTGAAGCATGCAATGAGCGCAG GGAAATTTCAGCAGAGACTGAACGGGAATCCCAGCAGCTACAAAATTACTGGTCAGATGTACGGTACATGATTCGTTGCATATACCGTCAAGCTGGAACGCCATTGGCGGATGACCAGGACCAGTCACTGGTGCCAGAGAAGGATGGAATGAAAGAGTTGGTAGATAG GTTATGTGAAAGGGACCCTTACCAGTTGTATCAACGCTTAGAGCAGCAAGCGCGAGAGTATGTCCTGGAGATGAAAGTCCGCCTACTCAAGCACTTGTCATTGGGCTTTAAGGTGACCCCAAACAAGCCGCCTCAAGCTCACCagttcatctccctcctcctagaAGAATACAGTGCCCTCTGTCAGGCGGCATGCACAATCGGCACCTTCCTCATCACTTTG GAAAATGAACATTTGAAGAAATTCCAGGTGACATGGGAACTGCACAATAAGCATCTCTTTGAAAACTTGGTATTTTCTGAACCTTTACTCCAAAACAGCTTGCCGGCACTGGTTTCACAGTTGAG GCTCGGAACAACATCACACGACTCATACAGCGAGGACATGTATAGTACCTTACTACAAAGGTACCTTCAGCTGGAGCAAGAGATGGGTCAGATTGCTGAAGAGTGGCTGGAGTGTCAGAAAAGAATTGACAACTATGTCGATGAGCAG TTGAACAATAAAAAGGCATTAACTGGAGAAAACAACTTCGCCGACAAAATGAGACACATGTTGTCAACGCGGATGTGTATGTCCGACTGTCCGAACTgtaactacaggaggag GTGCACCTGCGACGACTGCAGCCTCTCTCACATCCTCACGTGTGGTATCATGGATACACCCATTGCAGACGATATCCACCTAAACCCCTTACCACTACAAGTAGACGCTACTCCAGATTACATGTCAGAGATTCATCCGCCCAGCATGTCCTCTGCCAGTTCAGGTTCTGGTCCCAGTTCTCCCATCACTATCCAGCAGCATCCCAGGCTGATCCTTGCAGACAATGGCTCTGCACCTACATT TGGTAGTGATGATGAAGATTGCGCCCCTTTATCAGCAAAATTTGCAGATATTTACCCCCTGAACAACTACGACGATGCAGATGTTGTGGCTAACATGAATGGCATTCACAGTGAGCTCAACGGTGGTGGTGAAAACATGGCCTTGAAAGACGAG TCTCCTTCAGTGAGCAGCACGAGCAGCAGTTCCTCGGAGGCGGACGATGAAGAAGCAGATGGTGAAAGTGGTGGCGAGCAGCTGGATATGGAAAAAGAAGACGTTCATGTTGGGAAGAGGTCACCTAGAAAGGAAGGCGCAAAGATGGACAGCCCCCCGCCGTCATACCTCAGTCCACAA GTAGAACCCATACCAAATACTTGTGAGTGTCATGTATGTAAACAGGAAGCTTCTGGCCTTTCTCCATCTGCACTGGTAGCCGGACGTCTCCCAACTGGACATCAGTTTGTTAATCCTGACAAGCCAGCACACCCAGCACTTCACCTCTACCCCCATATTCATGGACATTTACCCTTACATACAATCCCTCACTTGCCCAGACCTCTAATCCATCCCACACTTTATGCTTCTCCGTTTGCACACAATAAG GCCTTGCCACCAACAACAGTACAGAATCACACAAATAAGCATCAAGTGTTCAATGCCTCTCTACAAGATCACATATACCCTACGTGTTTTGGCAATTCCCCTGAGTGGAACAGGTCAAAATTTATAAGTTTGTGGAATTCGGAAATGATGAATGAGAAAAACTGGAATCCAACGTCTTTTTTACCCGACCCCTTAGCTG GAGGGGACATATTAGGACCAGCACTCCCAGAAATTAGACCAGAAACACTTCCCACCACATCCAGCAGTGAGACCACAACGGTACCGGACGTCAAAGAGAAGAAAAACACTGCCAAAAAGAAATGTCTATATAATTTCCAGGATGCCTTTATAGAAGCTAATAAGGTTGTCATGGCAACGTCATCAGCAACTTCGTCCGTTTCCTGTACCGCCACCACGGTACAATCTAGCAGTAACCAGTTCAAAGTGTCAtccaagaggccttcttctatag gtGATGTGTTTCACAATATTAAAGAAGAACATAGGCATCCGTCTACACCAGTTGCACCAAGAAACAGTCCGACAAGTTTAGCAGCTCTACCCTCTCTGCCTCCTGCTACACACTCATCAACCTCCACTCCGCACCATCCAAATATAAATCCACAGCCCTTCCCCAAAACAGCCGCAACCGCTCCTGGTTTTGTGGATCCACACTTAGGTTTCTGTCCTTCCACTGCTGCTCCTCCAACGTCTGCTACAGATAGCGCGCTTAGCGCACCTCCTAGTGTATGCAG TGATCCTGACTGTGAGGGTCATCGGTGTGAAAACAGTGCTGCATACGATCACCAGCAGTATGATGGCGAGGAGAGTCAGGATGAGGACAGCTGCTCAGAACACAGCTCCAGCACATCAACATCCACCAATCAGAAAGAGGGCAAATACTGTGACTGCTGCTACTGCGAGTTCTTTGGACATGGAGGG CCTCCATCAGCTCCAACCAGTAGGAATTACACAGAAATGAGGGAGAAACTCCGATTAAGGCTAACAAAGAGGAAAGAGGAACAGCCCAAAAAGCCAGACCAGGTTCCAGAAAAGGAGACCGGTGTAGTCGACCATCGAAAGGTAGAAGATCTAGTCCAATTCATCAACAGCTCTGAACCCAAACCAGTCAGCAGTTCCCGGGCAGCCAAGCGTGCAAGGCACAAGCAAAGAAAG GAGTATGGGGCGAGCCCGGCAATGAATATTATTGTGGGCCATGTGCTCGGCTCAGAGGGGAGTATGCAGGGAACCTGCACCAGCACGCCTGAGGAACGGACTGTCAAAGCAGAGGCTGAACCGGACCGAGAACGACTGGAAAAGCAACAG CTGGAAGAAAAGGCACGACAGGAAGCCGAAGTCCGAGAGCGGGAAGACTGTCAACTGTTAGAAGAGCAGAGGCAACGGGAAGATGAGGAGAGGTTGAAACAGGAATTTCAGCGACACTGTCAGGcgtttaagaaaaagaaaaaggagcGATCTAATAAGGACAGTCACAAAGCAGATCGACCCACACATAACTCTTTCCCCACTAAAGAAGCCACTACAGAGGTACTTCCCAACGGGATACTAGAGCAGGAAACCGTATCCGTTCCATTACCCGCAAGACAGTGTCACAAAACCGAGCCGAGTCCGTTACTAGAGGCTGTGAATGAGCTACCTAACCACACAAATGGCAGAGACTTAAAGGCCTACACCGCCAAAGAGGTGAAGGCAAAACAACAAGAGCAGCTCTCCCTCCTCCTTGACTTGGTTCAGCAAAAAGAGAATAACGTCAAGCATAAGCCGAAGTCACAGGTGGCAAAACTCAGCCCGGAACAGGTTAAAAAATCAGAAGCATCCAAAACATCGGAACTCCAACCAAAACCGAAAAACCAAACTGAAGCCAAAGTCCGAGCGGTGGAAGTCGCACCTTTGGTTGagcagaagaaagaagagaaaaaggCTGGCAATGGTAACAACAAGAAACAGCTAAATTATATAAAGGAGGAAAAGCCAGCAGCACCTTGTGAGGCCCCAGTCATTGGGGAGCAGCAGAACAACAAACCACTCATCACCGCCGATTCCCCTCAGCCAAAGGGGAAAAGCAAGAGGAAtaagaagaagaaaggagaaaaagTGAATAATTCCATTG ATGACGTGTTTCTTCCTAAAGACATTGATCTTGACAGTGTTGAAATGGATGAGACTGAAAGAGAAGTGGAATATTTTAAAAG GTTTTGCTTAGACTCTGCCCGCCAGACCAGACAGAGGCTGTCAATAAACTGGTCCAACTTCAGTCTGAAGAAGACTACCTATGCTGCACACTGA
- the FAM193A gene encoding protein FAM193A isoform X1, translating to MSPADAKRGAKRRKNKRGGGSGSSSGSNSSAAGDVKAAAALRGQHSAAAGGSSGGAGSSAGAGLISSTPPGTEMALNGTPFTDGPLSSDFTGVSQAPFTFGLGQRAPYTTGEHCLLCRSERKDLTLSECGTKNSSKLALSTSPKANAKMHLPLWVCSDCRRTVESEDIHPTPDQSLVSQDFLLHMPPGNSGSKQETVGGGRMLVGAQTVAPTVALNNSAPPEMSCSCEACNERREISAETERESQQLQNYWSDVRYMIRCIYRQAGTPLADDQDQSLVPEKDGMKELVDRLCERDPYQLYQRLEQQAREYVLEMKVRLLKHLSLGFKVTPNKPPQAHQFISLLLEEYSALCQAACTIGTFLITLENEHLKKFQVTWELHNKHLFENLVFSEPLLQNSLPALVSQLRLGTTSHDSYSEDMYSTLLQRYLQLEQEMGQIAEEWLECQKRIDNYVDEQMALQSKHRMLKEDWEYYKQRMFVEEQLNNKKALTGENNFADKMRHMLSTRMCMSDCPNCNYRRRCTCDDCSLSHILTCGIMDTPIADDIHLNPLPLQVDATPDYMSEIHPPSMSSASSGSGPSSPITIQQHPRLILADNGSAPTFGSDDEDCAPLSAKFADIYPLNNYDDADVVANMNGIHSELNGGGENMALKDESPSVSSTSSSSSEADDEEADGESGGEQLDMEKEDVHVGKRSPRKEGAKMDSPPPSYLSPQVEPIPNTCECHVCKQEASGLSPSALVAGRLPTGHQFVNPDKPAHPALHLYPHIHGHLPLHTIPHLPRPLIHPTLYASPFAHNKALPPTTVQNHTNKHQVFNASLQDHIYPTCFGNSPEWNRSKFISLWNSEMMNEKNWNPTSFLPDPLAGGDILGPALPEIRPETLPTTSSSETTTVPDVKEKKNTAKKKCLYNFQDAFIEANKVVMATSSATSSVSCTATTVQSSSNQFKVSSKRPSSIGDVFHNIKEEHRHPSTPVAPRNSPTSLAALPSLPPATHSSTSTPHHPNINPQPFPKTAATAPGFVDPHLGFCPSTAAPPTSATDSALSAPPSVCSDPDCEGHRCENSAAYDHQQYDGEESQDEDSCSEHSSSTSTSTNQKEGKYCDCCYCEFFGHGGPPSAPTSRNYTEMREKLRLRLTKRKEEQPKKPDQVPEKETGVVDHRKVEDLVQFINSSEPKPVSSSRAAKRARHKQRKEYGASPAMNIIVGHVLGSEGSMQGTCTSTPEERTVKAEAEPDRERLEKQQLEEKARQEAEVREREDCQLLEEQRQREDEERLKQEFQRHCQAFKKKKKERSNKDSHKADRPTHNSFPTKEATTEVLPNGILEQETVSVPLPARQCHKTEPSPLLEAVNELPNHTNGRDLKAYTAKEVKAKQQEQLSLLLDLVQQKENNVKHKPKSQVAKLSPEQVKKSEASKTSELQPKPKNQTEAKVRAVEVAPLVEQKKEEKKAGNGNNKKQLNYIKEEKPAAPCEAPVIGEQQNNKPLITADSPQPKGKSKRNKKKKGEKVNNSIDDVFLPKDIDLDSVEMDETEREVEYFKRFCLDSARQTRQRLSINWSNFSLKKTTYAAH from the exons ATGGCATTAAACGGTACCCCTTTCACAGATGGACCCCTCAGTTCTGATTTCACAGGCGTCTCACAG GCACCGTTTACATTTGGCCTGGGTCAGAGGGCGCCTTATACCACAGGAGAACATTGCCTTCTCTGTAGGAGTGAACGTAAGGACCTGACACTctcagagtgtggcacaaaaaaTTCAAGCAAACTAGCACTTTCCACATCTCCAAAAGCCAATGCCAAGATGCACCTTCCCTTGTGGGTATGCTCAGACTGCCGGCGGACGGTAGAAAGCGAGGATATCCACCCCACACCAGACCAATCTTTAGTG agtcaagatttccttttGCACATGCCACCGGGCAACAGCGGTTCAAAACAGGAAACTGTTGGCGGAGGGCGAATGTTAGTCGGCGCTCAGACTGTTGCACCCACCGTGGCCCTTAATAACTCTGCACCTCCTGAAATGTCATGCAGTTGTGAAGCATGCAATGAGCGCAG GGAAATTTCAGCAGAGACTGAACGGGAATCCCAGCAGCTACAAAATTACTGGTCAGATGTACGGTACATGATTCGTTGCATATACCGTCAAGCTGGAACGCCATTGGCGGATGACCAGGACCAGTCACTGGTGCCAGAGAAGGATGGAATGAAAGAGTTGGTAGATAG GTTATGTGAAAGGGACCCTTACCAGTTGTATCAACGCTTAGAGCAGCAAGCGCGAGAGTATGTCCTGGAGATGAAAGTCCGCCTACTCAAGCACTTGTCATTGGGCTTTAAGGTGACCCCAAACAAGCCGCCTCAAGCTCACCagttcatctccctcctcctagaAGAATACAGTGCCCTCTGTCAGGCGGCATGCACAATCGGCACCTTCCTCATCACTTTG GAAAATGAACATTTGAAGAAATTCCAGGTGACATGGGAACTGCACAATAAGCATCTCTTTGAAAACTTGGTATTTTCTGAACCTTTACTCCAAAACAGCTTGCCGGCACTGGTTTCACAGTTGAG GCTCGGAACAACATCACACGACTCATACAGCGAGGACATGTATAGTACCTTACTACAAAGGTACCTTCAGCTGGAGCAAGAGATGGGTCAGATTGCTGAAGAGTGGCTGGAGTGTCAGAAAAGAATTGACAACTATGTCGATGAGCAG ATGGCTTTGCAGTCCAAACACAGGATGCTAAAAGAAGATTGGGAATACTATAAGCAAAGGATGTTTGTTGAAGAACAA TTGAACAATAAAAAGGCATTAACTGGAGAAAACAACTTCGCCGACAAAATGAGACACATGTTGTCAACGCGGATGTGTATGTCCGACTGTCCGAACTgtaactacaggaggag GTGCACCTGCGACGACTGCAGCCTCTCTCACATCCTCACGTGTGGTATCATGGATACACCCATTGCAGACGATATCCACCTAAACCCCTTACCACTACAAGTAGACGCTACTCCAGATTACATGTCAGAGATTCATCCGCCCAGCATGTCCTCTGCCAGTTCAGGTTCTGGTCCCAGTTCTCCCATCACTATCCAGCAGCATCCCAGGCTGATCCTTGCAGACAATGGCTCTGCACCTACATT TGGTAGTGATGATGAAGATTGCGCCCCTTTATCAGCAAAATTTGCAGATATTTACCCCCTGAACAACTACGACGATGCAGATGTTGTGGCTAACATGAATGGCATTCACAGTGAGCTCAACGGTGGTGGTGAAAACATGGCCTTGAAAGACGAG TCTCCTTCAGTGAGCAGCACGAGCAGCAGTTCCTCGGAGGCGGACGATGAAGAAGCAGATGGTGAAAGTGGTGGCGAGCAGCTGGATATGGAAAAAGAAGACGTTCATGTTGGGAAGAGGTCACCTAGAAAGGAAGGCGCAAAGATGGACAGCCCCCCGCCGTCATACCTCAGTCCACAA GTAGAACCCATACCAAATACTTGTGAGTGTCATGTATGTAAACAGGAAGCTTCTGGCCTTTCTCCATCTGCACTGGTAGCCGGACGTCTCCCAACTGGACATCAGTTTGTTAATCCTGACAAGCCAGCACACCCAGCACTTCACCTCTACCCCCATATTCATGGACATTTACCCTTACATACAATCCCTCACTTGCCCAGACCTCTAATCCATCCCACACTTTATGCTTCTCCGTTTGCACACAATAAG GCCTTGCCACCAACAACAGTACAGAATCACACAAATAAGCATCAAGTGTTCAATGCCTCTCTACAAGATCACATATACCCTACGTGTTTTGGCAATTCCCCTGAGTGGAACAGGTCAAAATTTATAAGTTTGTGGAATTCGGAAATGATGAATGAGAAAAACTGGAATCCAACGTCTTTTTTACCCGACCCCTTAGCTG GAGGGGACATATTAGGACCAGCACTCCCAGAAATTAGACCAGAAACACTTCCCACCACATCCAGCAGTGAGACCACAACGGTACCGGACGTCAAAGAGAAGAAAAACACTGCCAAAAAGAAATGTCTATATAATTTCCAGGATGCCTTTATAGAAGCTAATAAGGTTGTCATGGCAACGTCATCAGCAACTTCGTCCGTTTCCTGTACCGCCACCACGGTACAATCTAGCAGTAACCAGTTCAAAGTGTCAtccaagaggccttcttctatag gtGATGTGTTTCACAATATTAAAGAAGAACATAGGCATCCGTCTACACCAGTTGCACCAAGAAACAGTCCGACAAGTTTAGCAGCTCTACCCTCTCTGCCTCCTGCTACACACTCATCAACCTCCACTCCGCACCATCCAAATATAAATCCACAGCCCTTCCCCAAAACAGCCGCAACCGCTCCTGGTTTTGTGGATCCACACTTAGGTTTCTGTCCTTCCACTGCTGCTCCTCCAACGTCTGCTACAGATAGCGCGCTTAGCGCACCTCCTAGTGTATGCAG TGATCCTGACTGTGAGGGTCATCGGTGTGAAAACAGTGCTGCATACGATCACCAGCAGTATGATGGCGAGGAGAGTCAGGATGAGGACAGCTGCTCAGAACACAGCTCCAGCACATCAACATCCACCAATCAGAAAGAGGGCAAATACTGTGACTGCTGCTACTGCGAGTTCTTTGGACATGGAGGG CCTCCATCAGCTCCAACCAGTAGGAATTACACAGAAATGAGGGAGAAACTCCGATTAAGGCTAACAAAGAGGAAAGAGGAACAGCCCAAAAAGCCAGACCAGGTTCCAGAAAAGGAGACCGGTGTAGTCGACCATCGAAAGGTAGAAGATCTAGTCCAATTCATCAACAGCTCTGAACCCAAACCAGTCAGCAGTTCCCGGGCAGCCAAGCGTGCAAGGCACAAGCAAAGAAAG GAGTATGGGGCGAGCCCGGCAATGAATATTATTGTGGGCCATGTGCTCGGCTCAGAGGGGAGTATGCAGGGAACCTGCACCAGCACGCCTGAGGAACGGACTGTCAAAGCAGAGGCTGAACCGGACCGAGAACGACTGGAAAAGCAACAG CTGGAAGAAAAGGCACGACAGGAAGCCGAAGTCCGAGAGCGGGAAGACTGTCAACTGTTAGAAGAGCAGAGGCAACGGGAAGATGAGGAGAGGTTGAAACAGGAATTTCAGCGACACTGTCAGGcgtttaagaaaaagaaaaaggagcGATCTAATAAGGACAGTCACAAAGCAGATCGACCCACACATAACTCTTTCCCCACTAAAGAAGCCACTACAGAGGTACTTCCCAACGGGATACTAGAGCAGGAAACCGTATCCGTTCCATTACCCGCAAGACAGTGTCACAAAACCGAGCCGAGTCCGTTACTAGAGGCTGTGAATGAGCTACCTAACCACACAAATGGCAGAGACTTAAAGGCCTACACCGCCAAAGAGGTGAAGGCAAAACAACAAGAGCAGCTCTCCCTCCTCCTTGACTTGGTTCAGCAAAAAGAGAATAACGTCAAGCATAAGCCGAAGTCACAGGTGGCAAAACTCAGCCCGGAACAGGTTAAAAAATCAGAAGCATCCAAAACATCGGAACTCCAACCAAAACCGAAAAACCAAACTGAAGCCAAAGTCCGAGCGGTGGAAGTCGCACCTTTGGTTGagcagaagaaagaagagaaaaaggCTGGCAATGGTAACAACAAGAAACAGCTAAATTATATAAAGGAGGAAAAGCCAGCAGCACCTTGTGAGGCCCCAGTCATTGGGGAGCAGCAGAACAACAAACCACTCATCACCGCCGATTCCCCTCAGCCAAAGGGGAAAAGCAAGAGGAAtaagaagaagaaaggagaaaaagTGAATAATTCCATTG ATGACGTGTTTCTTCCTAAAGACATTGATCTTGACAGTGTTGAAATGGATGAGACTGAAAGAGAAGTGGAATATTTTAAAAG GTTTTGCTTAGACTCTGCCCGCCAGACCAGACAGAGGCTGTCAATAAACTGGTCCAACTTCAGTCTGAAGAAGACTACCTATGCTGCACACTGA